A part of Desulfovibrio sp. JC010 genomic DNA contains:
- a CDS encoding site-specific integrase, which produces MAEKKQPTSFRGVRFRPHQTRRHGVRKDRDYFIRYTTAEKKVEESVGWSSEGMTAEKASIIRNELIQANKLGRGPRTLKERRDQETRERAKQDRENVTFSDFFHNTYYPQAQLAKAPKTHKGEFQHVRDWIAPVVGDMIIKEITPDDLAIIVQNLNDKGRSKRTIQHVLSTFRIVWNHAKERNLASGDCPRKAIKLGKIDNERTRFLKPEEVKILLEEIASRDTRAHDLTLAAVNTGARLGELSSLTWRNVDLVRRTLTVIHTKTHKPRTFPMTDDLFNMLSRQEQGSGADLVFPNNKGEKWKEQPWAFRETVKKLGFNDGIESSKERLSFHNLRHTAATLMLIAGVDIRTLQDLFGWSTTQMAARYTHTVNATKSKAVEGLGRILSG; this is translated from the coding sequence ATGGCAGAGAAAAAACAACCTACCAGTTTCAGAGGTGTTCGATTCAGACCACACCAGACACGTCGACATGGCGTCAGAAAAGACCGCGACTACTTCATACGCTATACGACCGCAGAAAAAAAGGTCGAAGAATCTGTTGGATGGTCCTCTGAGGGAATGACCGCTGAAAAGGCGTCAATTATACGCAATGAACTGATTCAAGCCAATAAGCTCGGTCGCGGTCCTAGAACCTTAAAAGAGCGGCGGGACCAAGAGACACGTGAACGGGCGAAACAAGATCGAGAGAACGTCACATTTTCAGATTTTTTTCATAATACATATTACCCCCAAGCTCAGCTGGCTAAAGCTCCTAAGACTCATAAGGGAGAATTTCAGCATGTACGGGACTGGATTGCTCCCGTTGTCGGGGATATGATCATAAAGGAGATTACGCCTGACGACCTCGCCATAATTGTTCAGAATTTAAATGACAAAGGGAGATCAAAAAGAACGATTCAGCATGTATTAAGCACTTTTCGAATCGTCTGGAACCACGCCAAAGAGCGCAATCTGGCTTCAGGAGACTGTCCACGGAAAGCGATAAAACTGGGCAAAATTGATAACGAAAGAACACGCTTTCTCAAACCAGAAGAAGTAAAAATTCTTCTCGAAGAAATCGCGAGCCGCGACACACGCGCTCACGACCTGACACTCGCCGCAGTAAACACAGGGGCACGCTTGGGAGAACTTAGCTCTCTCACATGGAGAAATGTTGACCTTGTCAGACGAACACTAACAGTCATCCATACCAAGACACACAAACCGCGCACTTTTCCTATGACAGATGATCTTTTCAATATGCTGTCACGACAAGAACAAGGAAGTGGTGCTGACCTTGTCTTCCCCAATAACAAAGGTGAAAAATGGAAAGAGCAACCTTGGGCATTCAGAGAAACCGTTAAAAAATTGGGATTTAACGATGGCATTGAAAGCTCTAAAGAAAGGCTTTCATTCCACAACCTCAGACATACAGCAGCGACACTAATGCTCATTGCTGGAGTTGACATAAGAACACTTCAAGACCTTTTCGGCTGGTCAACTACACAAATGGCTGCTCGGTATACGCATACAGTCAACGCGACAAAATCTAAGGCAGTGGAGGGACTGGGGAGAATTCTTTCGGGATGA
- a CDS encoding SH3 domain-containing protein, with product MDNLPFHAFEMFDNSAFNSVVNIGSAVSEYNSMIDRVIPPSMQKQLDTFSTFQSSPFASVPTIGDVIKNAGVGDVIKNAGIGDAIKNTEIGGAIKAAMIGNTAILRGAREALYGVEVGDSVKAFGNTQLLGSSAFENWCNGQSDHLQAFLSSYDWGAISRKTYACIYDENNLVSDEEFGEASDYIAETVNQTLILNENTCTIKESFFVFWIGVVDQIYLQIEYFKRELVKPNVIAVIEFVLTTIVACIIQNLWNTWYYPSSSLTANELRIELKAVKEELKQGGYNLYSVRVVKVKTSLRVHSNPKLKSPVVYRLRPAVAVQVIDTKGKMALILYRDPLSGDAISGWVAKKYLVKV from the coding sequence ATGGACAATTTACCTTTTCATGCTTTTGAAATGTTTGATAATTCTGCATTTAATTCTGTTGTTAATATTGGCAGTGCTGTCAGCGAGTATAACTCAATGATTGATAGAGTGATTCCTCCGAGCATGCAGAAGCAACTAGATACTTTCTCAACGTTTCAAAGCAGTCCGTTCGCAAGTGTGCCCACAATTGGTGACGTCATAAAAAATGCTGGCGTTGGCGACGTCATAAAAAATGCTGGTATTGGGGATGCCATAAAAAATACTGAGATTGGTGGAGCAATAAAAGCAGCCATGATTGGAAACACTGCTATTTTGAGGGGGGCTAGAGAAGCACTGTATGGAGTAGAAGTTGGCGATTCTGTTAAGGCTTTCGGCAACACGCAGCTCCTCGGTTCATCTGCTTTTGAGAATTGGTGTAACGGTCAATCTGATCATTTGCAGGCATTTTTAAGCAGTTATGATTGGGGAGCAATTTCTAGGAAGACGTACGCATGCATTTATGATGAAAACAACCTAGTAAGTGATGAGGAGTTCGGGGAAGCATCTGATTACATTGCAGAGACTGTTAATCAAACATTAATTCTAAATGAAAATACTTGCACTATTAAAGAAAGTTTTTTCGTATTTTGGATAGGTGTAGTTGATCAAATATATTTGCAGATTGAATATTTTAAGAGAGAATTAGTCAAACCAAATGTTATAGCTGTAATAGAATTTGTTCTTACTACTATAGTTGCTTGCATCATTCAGAATTTGTGGAACACTTGGTATTATCCTAGCTCTTCCTTAACTGCCAATGAACTGCGAATAGAGTTGAAGGCAGTAAAAGAGGAGCTAAAACAAGGCGGTTACAATCTCTATAGTGTTCGTGTTGTAAAAGTGAAGACATCTTTAAGGGTTCATAGTAATCCAAAGTTGAAAAGCCCTGTCGTCTACAGGTTACGACCTGCTGTTGCCGTACAAGTCATAGACACAAAAGGAAAAATGGCATTAATCCTGTATAGAGATCCCCTGTCAGGAGATGCTATATCTGGATGGGTTGCGAAGAAGTATCTGGTGAAAGTTTAA
- a CDS encoding reverse transcriptase domain-containing protein: MKRKESLKQLRRITSLHQFATYLGFTPKDFGYILYGLHGGPNGQYTDFTIKKRNGTDRNISAPTTALKAIQRSLAIRLSGVYEPKKAAYGYIKKSDNNQDKTVFGNALVHSKKRYVFNVDLKDFFPSIHFGRVMGLFRSNPYKLDRSIAILIAKIACYNDFLPQGSPCSPIISNMICSHMDRDLSDLAKNYRCYYTRYVDDITFSTNVKDFPEDIAFFDGIWNPGEGLVEIIDDHGFKINGEKTSLRTQSDRQIVTGLTVNDFPNVRKRSINQVRAMLHDWKVNGLELAYTKYIEKYDTRNNQHEEEDKTVFGKIIKGKLEWIGSVKDKRFEINEKHKGNKAKLNRLGYSKNLLERQSYKKYIERLKHLTINESDMVTVLGEGQTDWMHLKTAYKRLCSDPELSFPIYFYPHSRKEKGGEDNLWTFCSTAKDHYVTYRHPVVCVFDCDLERINNKHKGKKFIDHGNNVFSILLQKPEGSIYEKYAIEQIYDLHDMLKTDEYGRRLYLSSEFDGNSVHKMNPNIFSKKKTSNDEKIVDNEVFLRKKDGTEKSIALSKTNFAVSIARGIQPFRTMNFSGFMPTFLRIKEIYQLHISDSSH, from the coding sequence GTGAAGAGAAAAGAAAGTTTAAAGCAATTACGACGCATAACAAGTCTTCATCAATTCGCAACTTACCTCGGATTCACTCCTAAAGACTTTGGTTACATCCTGTATGGATTACATGGCGGCCCAAACGGACAATATACTGATTTTACGATTAAAAAGAGAAACGGAACCGATAGAAATATCTCAGCACCTACAACAGCATTAAAGGCAATTCAGAGGTCATTAGCAATAAGGCTTTCTGGAGTATATGAGCCTAAAAAAGCAGCCTATGGCTACATAAAAAAATCTGACAATAATCAAGATAAAACAGTATTCGGAAATGCCTTAGTCCATTCTAAGAAACGATACGTATTCAACGTTGACTTGAAAGATTTCTTTCCATCTATCCATTTCGGAAGAGTTATGGGGCTTTTTCGATCTAATCCATATAAATTAGACCGCAGTATCGCAATACTCATTGCCAAGATTGCGTGTTATAATGACTTTCTTCCTCAAGGCTCGCCATGTTCTCCTATAATTTCGAACATGATCTGTTCGCATATGGACCGAGATCTAAGCGATCTCGCGAAAAATTATCGCTGTTACTACACGAGATATGTCGACGACATAACGTTTTCGACGAATGTTAAGGATTTTCCTGAAGATATCGCTTTTTTTGATGGAATCTGGAATCCGGGAGAAGGTTTGGTTGAAATAATTGATGACCATGGTTTCAAAATTAATGGTGAAAAAACATCATTGAGAACCCAATCTGATAGGCAAATAGTAACAGGTTTAACTGTGAACGACTTTCCAAACGTCAGAAAGCGGTCCATAAATCAAGTTCGTGCGATGCTTCATGATTGGAAAGTAAATGGCCTTGAATTGGCATATACCAAGTATATTGAAAAGTATGACACCAGAAACAACCAGCACGAAGAGGAAGATAAAACTGTCTTCGGGAAGATTATAAAGGGAAAGCTCGAATGGATAGGTTCTGTAAAAGACAAAAGGTTCGAAATAAACGAGAAGCATAAAGGCAATAAGGCAAAATTGAATAGGTTAGGCTACAGTAAGAATTTGTTAGAGCGTCAATCGTATAAAAAATATATTGAGCGTTTAAAACACCTTACTATTAACGAAAGTGACATGGTTACTGTTTTGGGTGAAGGCCAAACAGACTGGATGCACCTTAAGACAGCATATAAAAGATTGTGTAGTGATCCTGAACTGTCGTTTCCAATATATTTTTACCCGCACAGCAGAAAAGAAAAAGGTGGGGAAGATAACCTATGGACGTTTTGCTCAACTGCAAAAGATCATTATGTGACATATCGTCATCCAGTAGTATGTGTATTCGATTGTGATCTTGAAAGAATTAATAATAAGCATAAAGGTAAAAAGTTTATCGACCATGGCAATAATGTGTTTTCCATTCTTCTCCAAAAGCCAGAAGGTTCTATTTACGAAAAATATGCAATAGAACAGATATACGATTTACACGATATGCTGAAAACTGATGAGTACGGAAGGAGGTTATATTTAAGCTCTGAATTTGATGGTAATTCAGTTCACAAAATGAACCCAAATATTTTTTCCAAGAAAAAAACATCTAACGATGAAAAGATTGTCGATAATGAAGTTTTCCTAAGGAAGAAGGATGGTACGGAAAAGAGTATTGCGCTCAGTAAGACTAATTTTGCGGTTTCGATTGCTAGAGGAATTCAACCGTTCAGAACGATGAACTTTTCTGGGTTTATGCCAACATTTTTAAGAATTAAAGAGATATACCAACTTCATATTTCAGATAGTAGCCACTAG